From Pseudoalteromonas rubra, one genomic window encodes:
- a CDS encoding cobyric acid synthase, with product MNTLMVQGTTSDAGKSTLVAGLCRALRRRGIEVVPFKPQNMALNSAVTPDGGEIGRAQALQAMAAKVPLSTDLNPILLKPNSDTGAQVIVHGRALSNMEAAGYHDYKKVAMQAVLTSHQRLSEQYDLCMVEGAGSPAEINLRENDIANMGFACEVDCPVIIIADIDKGGVFAHLVGTLALLSDYEQSLVKGFVINRFRGDIALLQSGLDWLEQHTDKPVLGVLPYLHDLALDAEDAVTIANRMNNPEIKVAVLLLPHISNHTDFDTLRLDPKVDLRYVRHTEIIGAADLVIIPGSKNVLNDLAFLRAEGWDSELRRHVRYGGKVLGICGGYQMLGNTICDPLQVESTQGSIQGLAMADFETQLTTNKTLTQVQASCLLNGQQTHLSGYEIHCGITQGAALVRPFLQFDAHPSGWQVDGFISEDNQLAGTYLHGLFDSPEGLTCVLSWASDGCYSGSGFNLAEHREQQLERLAEVCETHLDIDKILAISEQRTA from the coding sequence ACAACGTCAGATGCCGGAAAAAGCACGTTAGTGGCGGGCTTGTGTCGGGCATTGCGGCGCCGTGGTATCGAGGTCGTACCGTTCAAACCGCAGAATATGGCACTTAATAGTGCAGTTACGCCAGATGGCGGAGAAATAGGCCGGGCCCAGGCATTGCAGGCCATGGCTGCCAAAGTACCGCTAAGCACAGATCTAAACCCGATTTTACTCAAGCCTAATTCAGATACGGGTGCCCAGGTTATTGTGCATGGCCGTGCACTCAGTAATATGGAAGCCGCGGGGTATCATGACTACAAAAAAGTCGCGATGCAGGCGGTATTGACCTCACATCAAAGGCTCAGTGAACAGTATGACCTTTGCATGGTAGAAGGGGCCGGCAGTCCGGCGGAAATTAATCTGCGAGAGAACGACATTGCTAACATGGGGTTTGCCTGTGAGGTCGATTGCCCGGTGATCATCATTGCTGACATTGACAAAGGCGGTGTGTTTGCTCATCTGGTTGGGACCCTGGCGCTGCTGAGCGACTACGAGCAATCTTTAGTGAAAGGGTTCGTGATCAACCGCTTTAGAGGCGATATCGCGTTATTACAGAGTGGACTGGACTGGCTGGAGCAGCATACCGATAAACCTGTGCTGGGTGTATTGCCTTATTTGCATGACCTGGCACTGGATGCGGAAGATGCCGTGACGATAGCAAATCGCATGAACAACCCCGAAATTAAAGTGGCTGTACTGCTGCTGCCGCATATTAGCAATCACACCGATTTTGATACCTTGCGATTAGACCCCAAAGTTGATCTGCGTTATGTGCGCCACACCGAAATCATAGGTGCAGCCGACTTGGTGATCATCCCGGGCAGTAAAAATGTGCTTAACGATCTGGCTTTTTTACGCGCAGAGGGGTGGGACAGTGAGCTGCGGCGCCATGTACGCTACGGCGGTAAAGTACTGGGGATCTGTGGGGGGTATCAGATGCTGGGGAATACCATTTGTGACCCTCTGCAGGTCGAATCAACACAGGGCAGTATTCAAGGTCTGGCAATGGCAGATTTTGAGACCCAACTGACAACAAATAAAACCCTGACTCAGGTGCAGGCAAGTTGTTTGTTAAACGGTCAGCAGACCCATTTGAGCGGTTATGAGATCCATTGTGGGATCACTCAGGGGGCTGCATTAGTGCGACCCTTTTTACAGTTTGACGCGCACCCATCAGGGTGGCAAGTTGATGGTTTTATCAGTGAGGATAACCAGCTGGCTGGCACCTATCTGCACGGACTGTTTGATAGTCCCGAGGGGTTGACCTGTGTGCTGAGCTGGGCCAGCGATGGCTGCTATAGTGGTAGTGGATTCAACCTGGCAGAACACCGTGAGCAGCAACTGGAACGGCTGGCAGAGGTGTGCGAAACCCATTTAGACATAGATAAAATTCTGGCAATCAGTGAACAGAGGACAGCATGA
- the cobO gene encoding cob(I)yrinic acid a,c-diamide adenosyltransferase — translation MSEHNQDKHKARQQKVKEQVDAKIEQAQEEKGILQVITGNGKGKSTSGFGTVARCVGHGMNAAVVQFIKGMWECGERNLLERAGVPFAVMKTGFTWETQNRDSDTLAAQATWQQAKQWLQDDSIDLVLLDELTYMVSYDYLDLDEVIEALENRPAMQSVIITGRGAHRRLTELADTVSEVRNVKHAFEAGIKAQKGFDF, via the coding sequence ATGAGCGAACACAATCAGGATAAACATAAGGCAAGACAGCAAAAAGTGAAAGAGCAGGTCGATGCCAAAATTGAACAGGCACAGGAAGAAAAAGGCATCTTGCAGGTGATCACAGGCAATGGCAAAGGCAAGTCTACTTCTGGCTTTGGCACGGTTGCACGGTGTGTGGGCCATGGCATGAATGCTGCTGTAGTACAGTTTATTAAAGGCATGTGGGAATGCGGTGAGCGTAATTTGTTGGAACGTGCAGGTGTGCCGTTTGCTGTCATGAAAACGGGCTTCACCTGGGAGACACAAAACCGCGACTCGGATACCCTGGCGGCGCAGGCCACCTGGCAACAGGCAAAGCAGTGGTTGCAGGATGACAGTATCGATCTGGTCCTGCTGGATGAACTCACTTATATGGTCAGCTACGACTATCTTGATCTGGATGAAGTGATTGAGGCGCTAGAAAATCGCCCTGCGATGCAGTCGGTAATCATTACGGGTCGTGGGGCACATCGTCGCCTGACAGAGTTGGCCGATACGGTCAGTGAAGTGCGCAACGTAAAGCATGCTTTCGAAGCGGGGATCAAAGCGCAAAAAGGGTTCGATTTCTGA
- a CDS encoding cobalamin-binding protein — protein MKAVLNIWLGMLVCLITSQVCAAQASEQPAKRIVALAPHIVENLYAIGAGERIVGTVEYADFPAEANQIPRIGGFHGIALEKLLALSPDLVIAWQGGNQQTELDKLEQLGVNVVYSETKALQQIPHSLRWLGQLTGLEENAEQVARQFEQGMAELHDEYRSATPLSVFYQLWPAPMMTVNGTTWIHQTLEVCGASNVFADAATSYPQISIENVLLKHPQVIVIPQEKSKQVQPTIDWHKWPEIPAAKHEQYIEVNADLLHRYTTRVLEGLTQLCGKLDASRTYYQQLKLAGK, from the coding sequence ATGAAAGCAGTCCTGAATATCTGGCTGGGTATGCTGGTTTGTCTGATTACAAGTCAGGTCTGTGCAGCCCAGGCCTCTGAACAGCCGGCTAAACGGATCGTGGCCCTGGCGCCGCATATTGTTGAGAACTTATATGCTATAGGGGCAGGCGAGCGGATTGTCGGAACAGTTGAGTATGCGGACTTCCCGGCTGAGGCCAACCAAATCCCCCGTATTGGTGGCTTTCATGGCATTGCGCTGGAAAAGTTACTGGCTCTATCCCCCGATCTGGTGATTGCCTGGCAGGGCGGCAATCAACAGACCGAGCTGGATAAGCTTGAGCAGCTCGGTGTGAACGTGGTGTATAGCGAAACCAAAGCTTTGCAACAGATCCCGCATTCTCTGCGTTGGCTGGGCCAGTTAACCGGGCTGGAAGAGAACGCTGAACAAGTAGCCCGGCAGTTTGAACAAGGTATGGCTGAACTGCACGATGAGTATCGTTCTGCAACGCCTTTGTCCGTATTTTATCAGTTATGGCCAGCTCCGATGATGACGGTCAATGGCACCACCTGGATCCATCAGACGCTCGAGGTGTGTGGGGCCAGCAATGTGTTTGCTGATGCAGCGACATCCTATCCGCAGATCAGTATTGAAAATGTGCTCCTGAAACACCCGCAGGTGATAGTGATCCCGCAGGAAAAATCTAAACAAGTCCAGCCCACCATAGACTGGCATAAGTGGCCAGAAATTCCGGCGGCCAAACACGAGCAATATATTGAGGTGAATGCGGATCTGCTACATCGTTATACGACCCGTGTGCTGGAAGGGTTAACTCAGTTATGTGGTAAACTGGATGCTTCGCGGACTTACTATCAGCAACTTAAACTAGCTGGGAAATAA
- the ung gene encoding uracil-DNA glycosylase, with amino-acid sequence MTTWNDVLGHEKQQTYFQDTLDYVAERRAQDVTVYPPEELVFEAFKATPFDQVKVVILGQDPYHGPNQAHGLCFSVLPGVKVPPSLANMYKELAQNIAGFQIPNHGYLLPWAEQGVLLLNTVLTVEQGQAHSHKHLGWERFTDAVIEQLNQRTEGVIFLLWGAHAQKKGKAIDTQRHHVLHAPHPSPLSAHRGFFGCQHFSQTNMLLQSMDKTPINWQV; translated from the coding sequence ATGACAACCTGGAATGACGTGCTCGGGCACGAAAAACAACAAACGTATTTTCAGGACACCCTGGACTATGTCGCCGAGCGTCGGGCGCAGGACGTCACCGTCTATCCTCCTGAGGAGTTGGTGTTTGAGGCGTTCAAAGCCACACCGTTCGATCAGGTCAAGGTTGTGATCCTGGGGCAGGATCCCTACCACGGGCCAAACCAGGCACATGGGTTGTGTTTCTCTGTACTGCCAGGTGTTAAGGTGCCCCCGTCATTGGCCAACATGTATAAAGAATTGGCACAGAACATCGCGGGTTTCCAGATCCCCAATCATGGCTATCTGCTACCCTGGGCTGAGCAAGGCGTATTGCTGCTCAATACCGTGTTAACGGTCGAGCAGGGACAGGCGCACTCCCACAAACACCTCGGTTGGGAGCGCTTTACCGATGCCGTGATCGAACAGCTCAATCAGCGCACAGAGGGCGTGATCTTCCTACTCTGGGGTGCACATGCACAAAAAAAGGGCAAAGCGATCGACACACAACGTCATCACGTATTGCACGCACCACACCCTTCTCCGCTTTCAGCACACCGCGGCTTTTTCGGTTGTCAGCACTTTTCGCAAACCAACATGCTATTGCAAAGCATGGACAAAACGCCTATCAACTGGCAAGTCTGA
- a CDS encoding DUF3545 family protein, which translates to MDSLDDFISTLESPAPKKRTSSKGKKRKWREIEALKDKQRLRKELEELDIFADSIDLDELDFI; encoded by the coding sequence ATGGATAGCCTAGACGATTTTATTTCAACACTAGAAAGTCCTGCACCAAAGAAAAGAACCTCATCTAAAGGCAAAAAAAGAAAGTGGCGCGAAATTGAAGCGCTGAAGGACAAACAACGCCTGCGTAAGGAATTGGAAGAACTGGACATATTCGCAGACAGCATCGATCTGGACGAGCTTGACTTTATCTAA
- the tal gene encoding transaldolase, with product MTSALDRLKQHSSIVADTGDIEAIRKHQPEDATTNPSLLLKAAEMPAYQDYLKAAWNYAKSQHDDAAQQLELACDYFAVLLGKEIANIVPGYISTEVDARLSFDTEATIAKAQQLLALYEQLGVSKDKILIKIASTWEGIKAAETLEKQGVKCNLTLLFSQAQARACADANVFLISPFVGRILDWHVANGLEKPTDPLQDPGVQSVRSIYEFYKRHGYNTVVMGASFRNTGEIVALTGCDKLTISPALLEELGELPATEAYLLDNNYEVVAKPAPLSESEFRWLHNQDAMATEKLAEGIRAFAAAQETLETRFKAL from the coding sequence ATGACTTCAGCATTAGATAGGCTAAAACAGCATTCATCTATCGTCGCCGACACCGGAGATATCGAGGCAATCCGTAAACACCAACCGGAAGATGCCACCACTAACCCGTCTCTGCTTTTAAAAGCAGCCGAGATGCCAGCTTATCAGGATTACCTGAAAGCAGCCTGGAACTACGCTAAGAGCCAGCATGACGATGCGGCACAACAACTGGAACTGGCTTGTGACTACTTTGCCGTCCTGCTTGGGAAAGAGATTGCTAACATTGTACCGGGTTATATCTCAACCGAAGTCGATGCACGCTTATCGTTCGATACCGAAGCGACCATTGCTAAAGCACAGCAATTACTGGCGCTGTATGAGCAGCTGGGTGTCAGCAAAGACAAAATTTTAATCAAAATCGCCTCTACCTGGGAAGGCATTAAAGCCGCAGAAACTTTGGAAAAGCAAGGCGTTAAATGTAACCTGACTTTGCTATTCAGCCAGGCTCAGGCACGCGCATGTGCCGACGCAAATGTATTCCTGATCTCACCCTTTGTAGGTCGGATCCTCGACTGGCACGTGGCCAATGGTCTGGAAAAGCCGACTGATCCACTGCAAGACCCGGGTGTGCAGTCAGTACGCAGCATTTACGAATTCTACAAACGTCACGGTTATAACACTGTTGTGATGGGTGCCAGCTTCCGTAACACCGGCGAAATCGTTGCCCTGACAGGGTGTGACAAGCTGACTATCAGCCCTGCTTTGCTAGAGGAACTGGGTGAATTGCCAGCCACTGAAGCGTACCTGTTGGACAATAACTATGAAGTTGTGGCTAAACCTGCTCCGCTGAGCGAAAGCGAATTCCGCTGGTTACACAACCAGGATGCCATGGCCACCGAAAAGCTGGCTGAAGGTATTCGTGCATTTGCAGCTGCCCAGGAAACGCTGGAAACACGCTTTAAGGCGCTATAA
- the yaaA gene encoding peroxide stress protein YaaA produces MITLVSPAKNLDYDTPAHTARFTQPELLTHSEELIRVCRDLSPQQIGTLMKISDKLAGLNAARFAEWSQPFTSDNAKQAVLAFNGDVYTGLDASSMDDATLDYAQQHLRILSGLYGVLKPLDLMQAYRLEMGTKLDNPRGKNLYEFWGSIIADKLNEALEAADSQVLINLASNEYFKAVDKKALKAEIISPVFKDCKNGQFKVISFYAKKARGMMARYILDNQVESPEALKAFDVAGYYYSEEATQKASEPVFLRAEQN; encoded by the coding sequence ATGATCACTCTCGTTTCCCCGGCAAAAAATCTCGATTATGATACTCCGGCGCACACCGCGCGTTTTACCCAGCCCGAGTTGCTCACGCACAGTGAAGAATTGATCCGCGTGTGCCGTGACTTGTCGCCGCAACAGATTGGCACCTTAATGAAGATCAGTGATAAACTGGCGGGCCTTAATGCCGCGCGCTTCGCTGAATGGTCACAACCTTTCACCTCAGATAATGCCAAACAGGCTGTGCTGGCCTTTAATGGTGATGTGTACACAGGTCTGGATGCATCGAGTATGGACGACGCCACATTGGACTACGCGCAGCAACATTTACGTATTTTGTCTGGCCTTTATGGGGTACTGAAGCCACTGGACCTGATGCAGGCGTATCGTCTGGAAATGGGCACTAAGCTGGATAATCCGCGCGGTAAAAACCTCTATGAATTCTGGGGCAGTATCATTGCCGACAAGCTCAACGAAGCGCTGGAAGCGGCTGATAGTCAGGTACTGATTAATCTGGCATCCAATGAGTATTTCAAAGCAGTAGATAAAAAGGCACTCAAAGCTGAGATTATTTCGCCTGTGTTCAAAGATTGCAAAAATGGTCAGTTCAAGGTCATTAGTTTCTACGCCAAAAAAGCCCGTGGCATGATGGCACGGTATATTCTGGACAATCAGGTAGAATCACCCGAGGCACTGAAGGCGTTTGATGTCGCTGGTTATTATTACAGCGAAGAAGCGACGCAAAAAGCCAGTGAGCCGGTATTTCTGCGCGCAGAGCAAAACTAA
- a CDS encoding MFS transporter, giving the protein MNKNVLLLACCQGLITTGNILLVTISALVGQLLSPSAALTTLPVAMQMAGLLMATIPASLIMAKTGRRLGFSLGNLIGISGTLLGVWALRESDFALFCVATTLIGIGIGFATLYRFAAIEASDKPATAISIIMASGVVAAVLGPNLAVWVNEVYPALNYANSFVALSGLYILALLLLQGVRFTEVDTHTSQAPARTLKEIMAQKQFQLAVLVAMISYSVMNFLMTATPLAMHRHGFDLADSALVIEWHVLGMFLPSFFTGKLIERFGARVMILAGCVLYLICAGINLLGLTHWHFLLALFALGVGWNFMFISATQLVSQTYAPQERAKTQACNEFLVFSMVVASSLSAGFLEATAGWQALNVWSMPVVLVALIATVLLSRGARPLTRSPAG; this is encoded by the coding sequence TTGAATAAAAATGTATTGCTGCTGGCCTGTTGTCAGGGTCTGATTACCACAGGCAACATCTTGCTTGTGACCATTTCTGCGCTGGTGGGTCAGTTGTTGAGCCCGTCGGCGGCGCTGACCACTTTGCCGGTGGCAATGCAGATGGCTGGGCTATTAATGGCGACCATTCCGGCGTCGCTGATCATGGCGAAAACTGGTCGCAGATTGGGCTTCTCATTAGGTAATCTGATTGGTATCAGTGGTACTTTGCTGGGGGTCTGGGCGCTCAGAGAAAGCGACTTTGCACTTTTTTGTGTGGCGACCACTTTGATAGGGATTGGGATCGGCTTTGCCACCTTGTATCGATTTGCGGCCATAGAAGCCAGTGATAAGCCCGCCACGGCCATTTCGATCATCATGGCCAGTGGAGTTGTTGCAGCAGTTTTGGGGCCGAACCTGGCCGTTTGGGTGAACGAGGTGTACCCGGCATTGAATTATGCCAATTCCTTTGTAGCACTCAGTGGGTTGTATATTCTGGCTTTGTTATTGTTGCAGGGCGTACGCTTCACGGAGGTCGACACTCACACCTCCCAGGCGCCGGCCCGGACATTGAAAGAAATCATGGCACAGAAGCAGTTTCAGCTGGCGGTGCTGGTGGCCATGATCAGTTATTCCGTCATGAACTTTTTGATGACCGCAACGCCATTGGCCATGCATCGCCATGGATTTGACCTGGCAGACTCCGCGCTGGTCATTGAATGGCATGTACTGGGGATGTTTTTGCCGTCTTTTTTTACCGGCAAGCTCATTGAGCGCTTCGGGGCGCGTGTCATGATCCTTGCCGGCTGTGTGCTGTATCTGATCTGTGCCGGGATTAATCTGCTGGGGTTGACGCATTGGCACTTTTTGCTGGCTTTATTCGCCCTAGGCGTGGGCTGGAATTTTATGTTTATCAGCGCCACACAACTGGTGAGTCAGACTTATGCGCCGCAGGAACGCGCCAAAACACAAGCCTGCAACGAGTTTCTGGTCTTCAGCATGGTAGTGGCATCATCACTCAGCGCCGGGTTTTTGGAAGCCACCGCAGGCTGGCAGGCGTTAAATGTGTGGAGTATGCCAGTGGTGTTGGTCGCTTTGATTGCGACCGTTTTGTTATCCAGAGGAGCCAGGCCATTGACACGTTCACCGGCAGGTTGA
- the srmB gene encoding ATP-dependent RNA helicase SrmB, protein MQFTEFDLDGTLLTAIKKMGFEQATSIQQLAIPEALLGRDILASAPTGTGKTAAFLIPAIQYLMDFPRRDPGFARVLIMTPTRELAYQVFEQCEALAAGTHLKIGVVTGGINYGSHKEIFEKNNDILIATPGRLMEYLETENFHADNVELLILDEADRMLDLGFKKEMLKICNEAKNRRQCFLFSATLEGDSVELFAERILKDPALLEAESSRKEKGKIHQWIHLADDYQHKLAILASLLQSEEVTKAIVFVKTRERLEKLVGELYTQDIKTTWLRGEMPQDKRMAAMASFHSGRTRILVATDVAARGIDVADISHVINFDMPRTADIYVHRIGRTGRAGKKGTAISLVEAHDAEILGKVERYTEQKLKRRVVEGLEPKHKEAKLPKKKKDPVKIKAKKKAAKAKTKKKK, encoded by the coding sequence ATGCAATTTACTGAATTCGATCTCGACGGCACGCTACTGACTGCCATAAAAAAAATGGGCTTTGAGCAGGCCACCAGCATACAACAGCTGGCCATTCCAGAGGCTTTGTTAGGCCGAGACATCCTTGCTTCCGCGCCAACGGGCACAGGTAAAACAGCCGCCTTCCTGATCCCGGCAATTCAGTATTTGATGGATTTCCCGCGTCGCGACCCAGGTTTTGCCCGTGTGCTGATCATGACACCCACCCGTGAGCTGGCCTATCAGGTGTTTGAGCAATGCGAAGCACTGGCGGCAGGCACGCACCTGAAAATCGGCGTGGTAACCGGTGGTATTAACTATGGCAGCCACAAAGAAATCTTCGAAAAGAACAACGATATTCTGATAGCCACACCAGGTCGTCTGATGGAATACCTTGAGACCGAGAACTTTCATGCCGACAATGTTGAGCTGCTCATCCTCGATGAAGCCGACCGCATGCTGGATTTGGGCTTTAAAAAAGAAATGCTCAAAATCTGTAATGAAGCAAAAAACCGTCGCCAGTGTTTCCTTTTTTCTGCCACACTGGAAGGCGACAGCGTCGAGCTGTTTGCGGAGCGTATTTTAAAAGATCCGGCACTACTTGAGGCAGAGTCTTCACGTAAAGAAAAAGGCAAAATCCACCAGTGGATCCACCTGGCAGATGACTATCAGCACAAGCTGGCCATCCTGGCTAGCCTGCTACAAAGCGAGGAAGTGACCAAGGCCATCGTATTTGTAAAGACCCGTGAGCGTCTCGAAAAACTGGTTGGCGAGTTATACACCCAGGACATCAAAACCACCTGGCTGCGTGGTGAAATGCCGCAGGACAAGCGCATGGCCGCCATGGCCAGCTTCCACAGTGGTCGCACCCGCATTTTGGTCGCCACCGACGTGGCGGCGCGTGGTATCGACGTTGCGGATATCAGCCATGTGATTAACTTTGATATGCCGCGCACTGCTGACATTTATGTTCACCGTATTGGCCGTACCGGTCGTGCGGGTAAAAAAGGCACCGCCATTTCACTGGTTGAAGCCCATGATGCCGAGATCCTGGGTAAGGTTGAGCGCTACACGGAACAGAAGCTGAAACGCCGTGTGGTTGAAGGGCTGGAGCCGAAACACAAAGAAGCCAAGTTACCAAAAAAGAAAAAAGATCCGGTTAAAATCAAAGCGAAAAAGAAAGCAGCTAAAGCCAAAACAAAAAAGAAAAAGTAA
- a CDS encoding tRNA1(Val) (adenine(37)-N6)-methyltransferase, whose product MTGFAFKQFTVAQSRSAMKVSTDGVLFGAWVCVTGAQRMLDIGTGTGLLSLMCKQRAPRIVIDAVEIDAQACLDAKDNISRSPWQDIYVHQTPIQTFTADQHYDLVISNPPYFNHSLKGPNEARNTARHTDSLSFEQLIEAFLRHTQEHGRLAVILPVHEANTFIVQAELRGLQLARRCDVSMTPDKPVSRVMLEWHRIYNMPSYDQLCLRNQKGEYSDAFVDLCRDFYLKM is encoded by the coding sequence ATGACTGGCTTTGCATTTAAGCAATTTACGGTGGCGCAATCTCGCAGTGCAATGAAGGTCTCGACCGACGGGGTGTTATTTGGCGCCTGGGTTTGCGTGACGGGCGCACAACGCATGCTCGACATTGGCACAGGCACGGGGTTACTGAGTTTGATGTGCAAGCAGCGCGCCCCAAGGATTGTAATCGATGCGGTTGAAATTGATGCGCAGGCTTGTCTGGATGCTAAAGACAATATTAGCCGTAGTCCCTGGCAGGATATCTATGTACATCAGACACCCATTCAGACATTCACCGCAGACCAGCATTATGATTTGGTGATCAGCAATCCGCCGTATTTTAATCACAGCTTAAAAGGGCCTAATGAAGCCCGTAATACCGCTCGGCACACAGATAGTCTTAGTTTTGAACAACTAATAGAGGCATTTCTGCGCCATACTCAGGAGCATGGTAGGTTGGCGGTGATTCTGCCTGTTCACGAAGCAAATACGTTTATTGTACAGGCTGAGTTACGAGGGTTGCAGCTGGCGCGACGCTGTGACGTATCGATGACGCCTGATAAGCCTGTAAGCCGAGTTATGTTGGAATGGCATCGCATATATAATATGCCAAGTTATGATCAGCTTTGTTTACGAAATCAAAAGGGCGAGTACAGTGATGCTTTTGTTGATCTGTGTCGCGACTTTTATCTGAAAATGTAG
- a CDS encoding helix-turn-helix domain-containing protein: MEFFSRYITGDDLRKLRKNKGVTTQAMATQLGVCRKTYENWERDVGQPKLNQFFAMVTFCSVDVSDFLTKIRQHGQA, translated from the coding sequence ATGGAATTTTTTTCCCGCTACATTACCGGTGATGACCTCAGGAAATTAAGAAAAAATAAAGGCGTGACAACACAGGCAATGGCAACTCAGCTTGGCGTGTGTCGTAAAACGTATGAAAACTGGGAGCGCGATGTGGGCCAGCCAAAGCTCAATCAATTTTTTGCCATGGTGACTTTTTGCTCTGTAGATGTATCTGACTTTTTGACCAAGATACGCCAGCACGGTCAGGCTTAA